A window of the Streptomyces griseochromogenes genome harbors these coding sequences:
- a CDS encoding GlsB/YeaQ/YmgE family stress response membrane protein encodes MGIIGWIILGLLAGGIAKMLLPGRDPGGLIGTTLIGVAGSFIGGWLSSRFLDRPVEKHFFDLYTWGAAIAGSLVLLIGYRILFGNSRD; translated from the coding sequence GTGGGCATCATCGGCTGGATCATCCTCGGCCTGCTCGCCGGAGGCATCGCCAAGATGCTGCTGCCGGGCCGCGACCCGGGCGGACTGATCGGCACCACCCTCATCGGTGTCGCCGGTTCCTTCATCGGCGGCTGGCTCTCCTCCCGCTTCCTCGACCGCCCGGTGGAGAAGCACTTCTTCGACCTCTACACCTGGGGTGCGGCGATCGCCGGCTCACTGGTGCTGCTCATCGGCTACCGCATCCTGTTCGGCAACTCCCGCGACTGA
- a CDS encoding ArsR/SmtB family transcription factor — protein MKEIAGGFEDPSAEVLAAAAAAFGLLASSSRLHLMWALSQGECDVTHLADRVGGALPAVSQHLAKLKLAGLVRSRREGRRQVYYIDDPDVVTLVRVMLVQLTARAQQTPAEVHRLRRIGG, from the coding sequence GTGAAGGAGATCGCCGGTGGCTTCGAGGACCCGTCGGCCGAGGTGCTGGCGGCGGCCGCCGCCGCGTTCGGACTGCTCGCCTCCTCCTCCCGGCTGCACCTGATGTGGGCCCTGTCGCAGGGCGAGTGCGATGTCACGCACCTCGCCGACCGGGTGGGCGGCGCGCTGCCCGCGGTCAGCCAGCACCTGGCCAAGCTGAAGCTCGCCGGGCTCGTACGCTCCCGGCGGGAGGGCCGGCGGCAGGTCTACTACATCGACGATCCCGATGTGGTGACGCTGGTGCGGGTGATGCTGGTCCAGCTGACCGCGCGTGCGCAGCAGACCCCCGCCGAGGTGCACCGGCTGCGCCGGATCGGTGGCTGA